Proteins encoded by one window of Salvia splendens isolate huo1 chromosome 5, SspV2, whole genome shotgun sequence:
- the LOC121804723 gene encoding putative GPI-anchor transamidase translates to MATSFKFKPLTISILLLFLYNAIASSASGSSSTTMHTNNWAILVCTSRFWFNYRHMANTLSLYRTVKRLGIPDERIILMLADDMACNARNKYPAQVFNNENHLLNLYGDNVEVDYRGYEVTVENFLRILTGRHERAVPRSKRLLSDEGSHILLYMTGHGGDEFLKFQDSEELQSHDLADAVKQMKEKRRFKELLIMVDTCQAATLFSQLQSPGVLAIGSSKKGENSYSHHLDSDVGVSVVDRFTFYTLAFFESLNMYDNASLSSLFTSYNPNTLMSTAYYRTDLYQRRLEEVPVTNFFGSVMETIHTDSPYRAFSNRYYRKSKTEMPSDQSGGGNRRALKDLDILEELADPKLNAKQVGCPFTHTWNTILGWMEKITQIDNLVNCGVALMFPIVALSSWLSH, encoded by the exons ATGGCGACATCATTCAAATTCAAGCCCTTGACGATTTCGATCCTTCTACTCTTCCTCTACAATGCGATCGCCTCAAGTGCGTCCGGTTCTTCTTCTACCACGATGCACACCAACAATTGGGCTATTCTTGTCTGTACCTCCCGCTTCTG GTTTAATTATCGGCATATGGCCAATACTTTATCCTTATACAG AACGGTGAAACGATTAGGAATTCCAGATGAGAGGATAATTCTCATGCTGGCTGATGATATGGCTTGCAATGCTCGGAACAAGTATCCTGCCCAGGTCTTCAACAATGAAAACCACCTACTCAACTTGTATGGAGACAATGTTGAG GTAGACTACCGAGGTTATGAAGTGACTGTAGAAAACTTTTTGCGAATATTGACTGGGCGCCATGAAAGAGCAGTTCCAAGGTCAAAACGACTACTAAGTGATGAAGGAAGTCATATACTTCTTTACATGACTGGGCATGGTGGGGATGAGTTTCTAAAATTTCAAGACTCAGAGGAGCTTCAAAGCCATGATTTAGCTGATGCAGTGAAACAAATGAAGGAAAAGCGCAG ATTTAAAGAGCTGCTGATAATGGTAGATACTTGCCAGGCAGCCACTCTATTTTCCCAG CTACAATCACCTGGTGTTTTGGCTATTGGAAGTAGCAAGAAAGGAGAGAATTCATACTCACATCACTTGGACTCTGAt GTTGGTGTATCTGTTGTAGACCGATTTACATTTTATACTCTTGCCTTCTTTGAGAGTTTAAATATGTATGACAATGCCTCATTGAGCAG TCTTTTCACTTCGTACAATCCTAATACATTGATGTCAACTGCATATTATCGAACTGATTTATACCAACGGCGGTTGGAGGAG GTACCAGTGACCAACTTCTTTGGCTCTGTCATGGAAACCATCCACACGGATTCACCTTATCGGGCCTTCTCAAACCGATACTACAGAAAATCTAAAACTGAGATGCCTTCAGATCAATCTGGTGGGGGTAACCGACGAGCATTAAAAGATTTAGACATTCTAGAAGAATTGGCTGACCCTAAACTAAAT GCTAAACAAGTTGGTTGCCCATTTACACACACTTGGAATACAATTCTGGGCTGGATGGAAAAGATTACACAAATAGATAATTTAGTTAACTGTGGTGTAGCATTGATGTTCCCAATTGTGGCCCTCTCATCTTGGCTTTCGCATTGA
- the LOC121804582 gene encoding tubulin-folding cofactor C-like, which translates to MEDNEQPSHDSAAAALQQKHAAMLERLANRHQSRATAKTDSNSSGSTQSFLSQFSQSKHSIDAQISRIRTQPNPPEKAELEAISLEISALEKLVAEHSYLLPPYEVRNSLTAITQLRQTLDDASAAVAPKKKFSFKNKSSKKSAAPASDQKSEVVSEVEGNKIVPKLGKLGFMDSGGAPGFRNKDKEKLEMEFNRGEVDGRNGEFTLSNLRDCEVRLKGCLRALFVDNVVNCKVYVGAVMGSVLIEGAEGCVFVLASHQIRIHNAKNCSFYLRVRSRPIIEDSNGVRFAPYCLSYRGIEEDLAEANLDEETGNWANVDDFRWLRALQSPNWSVLPEDDRVGMINIS; encoded by the coding sequence ATGGAAGACAACGAGCAACCGTCACATgattccgccgccgccgccctccAGCAGAAGCACGCAGCGATGCTGGAGCGTCTGGCGAACCGCCACCAGTCCCGAGCCACGGCAAAGACCGACTCCAACTCATCTGGATCCACACAGTCGTTCCTCTCCCAGTTCTCGCAATCGAAGCACTCAATCGACGCCCAAATCTCCAGGATCCGAACGCAACCCAACCCGCCTGAAAAGGCTGAGCTTGAGGCGATCTCCCTCGAAATCTCTGCCCTCGAGAAGCTGGTCGCGGAGCATTCCTACTTGCTCCCGCCCTACGAAGTCCGCAATTCCCTCACCGCCATCACCCAACTCAGGCAAACCCTAGATGACGCCTCCGCGGCCGTCGCTCCGAAGAAGAAATTCTCCTTCAAGAATAAATCATCGAAGAAGAGTGCAGCCCCAGCGTCAGATCAGAAGAGTGAAGTCGTTTCTGAAGTGGAGGGCAATAAGATCGTCCCCAAATTGGGAAAGTTAGGGTTTATGGATTCGGGCGGTGCTCCCGGGTTCAGGAACAAGGATAAAGAGAAATTGGAGATGGAATTCAACAGAGGCGAGGTGGATGGTCGAAATGGGGAGTTCACGCTGTCGAATTTGAGGGATTGTGAGGTGAGATTGAAGGGTTGTCTGAGGGCATTGTTTGTGGATAATGTGGTGAACTGTAAGGTCtatgttggggcggtgatgggTTCGGTTTTGATCGAGGGAGCGGAAGGGTGTGTATTCGTGCTGGCCTCGCATCAGATTAGGATTCATAATGCTAAGAACTGCAGCTTCTATCTTCGGGTGAGGAGCAGACCTATAATCGAGGACAGTAATGGCGTTAGGTTCGCGCCGTATTGCTTGAGTTACAGAGGGATAGAGGAGGATCTGGCAGAGGCAAATCTTGACGAGGAGACTGGGAATTGGGCGAACGTGGATGATTTTCGATGGTTGAGGGCACTGCAATCTCCAAATTGGTCAGTTTTGCCAGAAGATGATCGTGTGGGGATGATAAACATTTCCTGA
- the LOC121804580 gene encoding probable LRR receptor-like serine/threonine-protein kinase At1g07650 yields MGKTRYVKLFCFILIAFASTTLCSSAAKQQLHQNEVRALKEIAKRLGKKDWDFSTDPCSGEGNWSIPITVKGFESSVTCDCSFDQMSTCHIVSIALKAQNLTGGVPSEFAKFHHLKRLDLSRNYFNGSIPSQWATLSLADLSFMGNRLSGPFPKVITKMTSLVNLSLEGNQISGPVPSDIGKLVNLQKLVLSSNAFTGALPTALAKLTSLLDMRISDNNFTGKIPEYISSWKDVQKLHMQGCSLEGPIPSSISSLTSLSDLRISDLTGGKSTFPQLSKMKSMKVLILRSCLLHGEIPPYIGTMEKLKNLDLSFNNLTGEIPESFDHLTKIDFMFLTRNRLTGGIPAWILQRNKNADLSYNNFTSGPIECPRGSVNLVESLSTHSDKFVHPCMKQEFPCSDTKNQENYSLRINCGGKDIDIANGTTYKADSEARGASMFYMGQAQNWAFSSTGNFMDDDLDSDNYVVTNVSTLYNTAPPVSELYTTARVSPLSLTYYGLCLLNGNYTVTLHFAEIAFTNDTSFISLGRRIFDVYLQGKLVLKDFNIAEAAGGPGKPIIKNFTVSVTSHTLKIHLYWAGRGTTGIPLRGTYGPLISAISVDPNFRPPVHHKRISSTLLAGTIAGSVCLLALVLGFLHKKGYLGGKSTTDKELRGLDIQTGIFTLRQIKSATNNFDPANKIGEGGFGSVFKGLLSDGTIIAVKQLSSKSKQGTREFVNEIGMISALQHPNLVKLYGCCVEGNHLMLVYEYMENNCVSRALFGKGAAQKHLLDWPIRRKICLGIARGLAYLHEDSMVKIVHRDIKTSNVLLDKDLNAKISDFGLAKLNEDDKTHISTRIAGTIGYMAPEYAMRGYLTNKADVYSFGVVALEIVSGKSNTNYRPKEDFVYLLDWAYVLQERGSLLELVDPDLGSAYSSEEAMVVLNVALLCTNAAPTLRPTMSQVVSMLEGRTAVQDLLSDPGFSTADSKYKAIRNHFWQHPSVSLSMSTDATISDSSHSNQDRVVDHGS; encoded by the exons ATGGGGAAAACCAGATATGTCAAACTTTTCTGCTTCATCTTGATTGCCTTTGCCTCCACCACTCTGTGCAGCTCAGCAGCCAAGCAGCAGCTCCACCAAAATGAAG TGAGGGCTTTGAAAGAGATAGCGAAAAGATTGGGGAAAAAAGACTGGGACTTCAGCACAGATCCCTGCAGTGGAGAAGGGAATTGGAGTATACCTATCACAGTGAAAGGGTTTGAGAGCTCTGTCACTTGTGATTGCTCTTTTGATCAGATGTCTACTTGCCATATTGTTAGCat AGCTTTGAAAGCGCAGAATTTAACAGGAGGTGTGCCATCAGAGTTTGCCAAGTTTCACCATCTTAAACGATT GGATCTTAGTAGGAATTACTTCAATGGCTCCATACCTTCTCAGTGGGCAACATTGAGCTTGGCTGATCT GTCCTTTATGGGAAATAGATTATCTGGTCCATTTCCAAAGGTTATTACCAAGATGACCTCCCTCGTCAACCT GAGTCTTGAAGGGAACCAGATTTCTGGACCTGTTCCTTCAGATATTGGAAAATTGGTCAATTTACAAAAGCT TGTGTTATCTTCAAATGCTTTCACAGGAGCTTTACCAACGGCATTGGCCAAACTGACCTCGCTGCTTGACAT GAGGATTAGTGACAATAACTTCACAGGAAAGATCCCTGAGTATATCAGCAGCTGGAAAGATGTTCAAAAACT GCACATGCAAGGTTGCTCTCTCGAGGGCCCGATTCCTTCTTCCATATCTTCCCTAACGAGCTTAAGCGACTT GAGGATTAGTGATTTAACAGGTGGGAAATCAACTTTTCCCCAACTAAGCAAAATGAAATCCATGAAAGTGCT GATACTCAGAAGTTGCTTGTTACATGGAGAGATCCCTCCATACATTGGAACcatggaaaaattgaaaaatct GGACCTCAGTTTCAATAATTTGACTGGAGAAATTCCTGAATCATTTGATCATCTtacaaaaattgattttat GTTCCTGACGAGAAATAGACTCACAGGAGGAATTCCAGCTTGGATTTTACAGAGAAACAAGAATGC TGATCTCTCGTATAATAATTTCACATCTGGACCAATCGAATGCCCGAGAGGGAGTGT AAACCTGGTGGAGAGCCTGTCAACACACTCTGATAAATT TGTGCATCCATGTATGAAGCAAGAGTTTCCTTGTTCTGATACAAAAAATCAAg AGAATTACTCGTTGCGCATCAATTGTGGTGGCAAGGATATAGACATCGCAAATGGCACAACATACAAAGCTGATTCGGAAGCTAGAGGTGCCTCAATGTTCTACATGGGGCAGGCGCAGAACTGGGCTTTTAGCAGCACGGGGAACTTCATGGATGATGATCTCGACTCTGATAACTATGTTGTCACGAATGTTTCCACGCTGTACAACACCGCACCGCCAGTATCAGAGCTTTACACAACTGCACGCGTATCTCCCCTCTCCCTGACCTACTATGGCCTCTGCCTCCTGAACGGGAACTACACAGTGACTCTCCATTTTGCGGAGATTGCTTTTACAAACGACACTTCGTTCATCAGCCTTGGGAGGAGGATATTTGATGTGTACTTGCAG GGGAAGCTGGTTTTGAAGGATTTTAACATTGCAGAGGCGGCTGGTGGACCGGGAAAGCCCattataaaaaatttcaccGTCTCTGTGACGAGCCACACTCTCAAGATCCATCTTTACTGGGCAGGAAGAGGGACTACAGGCATCCCCTTGCGAGGAACTTATGGCCCTCTGATATCAGCCATATCAGTCGATCCTA ATTTCAGACCTCCGGTTCATCACAAAAGGATCAGTTCAACTTTGTTGGCTGGAACAATTGCTGGAAGTGTTTGCCTTCTAGCTTTGGTTCTAGGCTTCTTGCACAAGAAAGGCTATTTAGGAGGCAAATCCACCACAGATAAAG AGCTTAGAGGTCTCGATATACAAACTGGTATCTTCACACTACGACAGATCAAATCCGCGACAAATAACTTTGATCCAGCGAACAAGATTGGCGAGGGCGGTTTTGGTTCCGTTTTCAAG GGGCTGCTGTCAGATGGAACCATAATTGCTGTAAAGCAGCTATCCTCGAAGTCCAAACAGGGGACGAGGGAATTCGTTAACGAGATAGGAATGATATCTGCGTTGCAGCATCCGAATCTCGTGAAGCTTTACGGTTGCTGTGTCGAAGGGAATCACCTGATGCTGGTGTATGAGTACATGGAAAACAACTGCGTCTCTCGTGCTCTTTTTG GAAAAGGCGCGGCTCAGAAGCACCTGCTGGATTGGCCCATAAGGAGGAAAATCTGCCTCGGCATAGCTAGAGGTTTGGCTTATCTGCACGAGGACTCAATGGTGAAGATAGTCCACCGCGACATCAAGACAAGCAACGTGTTGCTGGACAAGGATCTGAATGCGAAGATATCTGATTTTGGGCTGGCAAAGCTGAACGAGGATGATAAGACTCACATTAGTACGAGGATTGCTGGGACTAT TGGTTACATGGCACCAGAATACGCAATGCGTGGCTACCTCACGAACAAGGCAGACGTCTACAGTTTCGGCGTGGTGGCGCTGGAAATAGTCAGTGGTAAAAGCAACACCAACTACAGGCCAAAGGAAGACTTCGTTTACCTTCTTGACTGG GCTTATGTTCTCCAAGAGAGGGGAAGTCTACTAGAGCTAGTCGACCCGGATTTGGGATCAGCATACTCGTCGGAAGAGGCAATGGTGGTGTTGAATGTGGCTCTTCTGTGCACGAACGCTGCCCCAACCCTGAGGCCGACCATGTCGCAAGTGGTGAGCATGCTGGAGGGTCGGACAGCTGTGCAGGATTTGCTGTCCGACCCGGGATTCTCGACGGCAGACTCCAAGTACAAGGCCATAAGAAACCACTTCTGGCAGCATCCTAGTGTGAGCCTAAGCATGTCCACAGATGCTACCATTTCTGATTCTTCCCATTCAAATCAAGATAGAGTTGTGGATCACGGAAGCTGA
- the LOC121804850 gene encoding glutamyl-tRNA(Gln) amidotransferase subunit A, chloroplastic/mitochondrial-like: protein MLSSAQTPRLLRSPAAATTTAALTFKCLHTSPILTPASTSPSPSQILTNRKALLSRQTSAVDLAKSFLHRLRRHEPQLSSFLYVSPDDIVLKQAEELDNRIKNNEEVGPLAGVLVGVKDNICTRDMPSTAGSRILENYRPPFDATAVRKLREMGAIVFGKTNLDEFGMGSTTEGSAYQVTANPWDLSRVPGGSSGGSAAAVSARQCMVALGSDTGGSVRQPASFCGVVGLKPTYGRVSRYGLVAYASSLDVIGCFGSSVADTGILLNSISGFDKFDATSSKQEVPDYASQFVPLDYLEPKPLKGLRVGVIHETLGNGVDSEVVSSVRSAISHLEELGCTVSEVSLPSFSLGLPAYYILASSESSSNLSRYDGVRYGNQVFGEELKSLYGDSRAEGLGSEVKMRILMGTYALSAGYYDAYYKRAQQVRTIIRNSFKDALDKNDILISPAAPSVAYKIGEKKNDQLAMYAGDIMTVNVNLAGLPALVLPCGFDGGSAGMPVGIQMIGAAFDEEKLLKIGHIFEQTLEGYSFIPPLVADE from the exons ATGCTATCCTCAGCCCAAACCCCTCGCCTCCTCCGCTcccccgccgccgccaccaccaccgccgccctAACCTTCAAATGCCTCCACACCTCCCCCATCCTCACCCCCGCCTCCACTTCGCCTTCGCCCTCCCAAATCCTCACCAACCGCAAAGCCCTACTCTCCCGCCAGACCTCCGCCGTCGACCTCGCCAAGTCGTTTCTGCATCGCCTCCGCCGCCACGAGCCCCAACTCAGCAGCTTCCTCTACGTATCCCCTGACGACATCGTCTTAAAGCAGGCCGAGGAGCTGGATAACAGAATTAAGAACAATGAGGAGGTCGGCCCCCTGGCAGGGGTTTTGGTCGGAGTTAAGGATAATATTTGTACGCGAGATATGCCGTCGACGGCGGGGTCTCGTATTCTGGAGAATTACCGCCCGCCGTTCGACGCCACGGCGGTGAGGAAGCTGAGGGAAATGGGAGCTATTGTTTTTGGGAAGACTAATTTGGATGAGTTTGGGATGGGGAGTACGACGGAAGGCTCTGCATATCAG GTGACGGCTAATCCCTGGGATTTGTCACGAGTACCAGGAGGTTCATCAGGGGGCTCGGCCGCAGCTGTTTCTGCTAGACAATGTATGGTGGCGCTGGGAAGTGATACTGGTGGCAGTGTCAGACAACCAGCATCTTTCTGTGGCGTTGTGGGACTGAAGCCAACATATGGGCGTGTCTCGAGATATGGTCTTGTTGCTTATGCATCCTCCTTGGATGTTATTGGATGCTTTGGCTCATCTGTTGCTGATACTGGAATTCTCCTAAATTCCATTTCGGGTTTTGATAAGTTCGATGCTACAAGTAGCAAACAA GAAGTCCCAGACTATGCATCTCAGTTTGTTCCTCTTGATTACTTGGAACCTAAACCCTTGAAAGGACTGCGAGTTGGTGTTATTCATGAAACGCTTGGAAATGGAGTTGATTCTGAAGTAGTCTCTTCAGTCCGCAGTGCCATTTCTCATCTGGAAGAACTTGGATGCACAGTATCGGAG GTTTCGTTGCCATCATTTTCGCTTGGATTGCCAGCATACTACATTCTTGCTTCGTCTGAATCATCTTCAAATTTGTCTCGCTATGATGGTGTCAG ATACGGAAACCAAGTTTTTGGTGAAGAGCTCAAATCTCTCTATGGGGACTCCCGTGCTGAAGGTCTTGGTTCTGAG GTTAAAATGAGAATCTTGATGGGTACATATGCTCTTTCTGCTGGGTACTATGATGCATATTACAAGCGTGCTCAGCAG GTTAGGACAATAATACGAAATAGCTTCAAGGATGCTTTGGACAAAAATGATATACTGATATCTCCTGCTGCTCCCTCTGTTGCTTATAAGATTG GTGAGAAGAAAAATGACCAGTTAGCCATGTATGCAGGAGACATAATGACT GTTAATGTGAACTTGGCTGGTCTGCCTGCGTTGGTTTTACCGTGTGGATTTGATGGAGGGTCAGCAGGAATGCCTGTCGGTATTCAAATGATTGGAGCGGCATTTGATGAG GAGAAGTTGTTAAAAATAGGGCACATCTTCGAGCAGACTCTCGAGGGATATTCGTTCATTCCCCCACTCGTAGCTGATGAATAA